Below is a window of Cataglyphis hispanica isolate Lineage 1 chromosome 2, ULB_Chis1_1.0, whole genome shotgun sequence DNA.
GcagatttttcataaatttcaaagaaaagtataaaatctagatgttttttttattgaaagattATTCGAAAGTAAAATCGATTAGCGCGCTTGAAatggtaataaataattctttttaataaatgtatatataaaattatactacctaaatattttctttcaatatgttaatttagTTATTCGTTTTTATAATGCGATATAATGCTTGATCATTCCACATCAAATCTCACAAATATTTcatctacaaaattttatgagaaatgaAACTTGTATGCAAAagagtttcatttttttgccTCTgccaatgtgaaaaataattttgaaattcagTGAGTTCGTTAACGAAagtcgtataatattttttgcatatctaTATTTGACGATATACTacttttctaagaaaaaatatttgtttcgtgTGTTACATGTAGTTTATTACACCCATTTGGTATTACTTATGTAAAGAATTACATTCTTTACGCGGATTTACATTCTTATACGATAGCTGTATATAGACGATAGATACCAGAATCGAAACTCCGCGCGCGAAAAAAgtgagtaataaataaatcataaattattacacatgTTGCAAATGTATGGTAAATACGTTTCATTGGCGATGCTTCGATCGTTCGGtataatcgatttaatatataacgatatagAAGATAATGGATTTTATACTAGCATATCAAGTTTACTACTGGCTATTTTTAGCGTGTTGACGTCTGATAAAAGAGTTAAATACGCGCaatcaataatgtaaaaaaaaaaaaatgctttgttacgtgtatatatattacatacatacatcataCCATTTAAGTACGTCGAATGTCGTAGTATAATGTATCagtattttttacttacatgACATATCCACTAAAAAATCACAGATAAAaggttaataattaaaattcttttataaattaatattaaatcataattaacttttttatataatataattacattcacataaaaaaatatattaaaacatagcCAATAATAGTCTctctcatattaatataaattaataaacttgttTCGAGttatattcgtaaaaaataaagaataacaaaaaaattaatgagttTTTGAAAGTTACTTTTGACGTAGCGACCAACTGCGATtttgtctttctcttcttcgtaaaaatgaataatgttaggcattatataaatattatgggCGATGCAcggtacaattatatttacaacgaCAACGCAAACATCGCCGATGACGTACAGTGAAGAATGGACATCTAATTAGTAATACTAAGTGTTATTAATTAGTCACACTTAGCTTTCGAGGCGCTCGTAGACACTTGCAACACACCGCAGTCGTATTTCCTGCATATGTCTATCCAtgcgcgtatgtgtgtgtgtgtgtgtgtgtgtgtgtgtgtgtgtgtgtgtgtgtgtgtgtgtgtgtgtgcgtgtgtgtgtaaacgtataatataaatttatattatcattattataatactatgATACAAGATATAAGTACATTGGTTTAGTGATTGCAGGCTGCTCCTCTCATATCACAGCGAGGGGCGCTGCCGGGCCCGCCTCCTAAATTACACTTACATTCTATCGTTTTCGCATTTGTTCTGTtccaatttctcttttttatcaaacacgcacatacacacacaacaaACGGAAGCAACACATATACAATCGCTCGTGAATATAATTCGCACATTCAATTTACACTCCCTGTCGTACCAATATATTTCgcttatgtatacatatatacatatacatacacacacatacatatatatatatatatatatatatatatatatatatatatatatataatttttatgtgtatgtatatatttataacgtaGTCTTAGATGATCCGGAGAGAGATGACCATCGCTATCGCGAATGGACGGTCAAATGATGTCGGAGAGACCCGTTAAGACGCGACGCCACGTGTCTTGCGGCTTCAATACGCTAATGCTCGCCTTTCTCGCGAGCCGAGCTCAGTCTAGGCGCCGTGTCTAGCGCGGGGATTCCCCCGAATCCCATGCAAAGAGATTCGACGTCCAGAAtcgtacaatatatacatacttacgTACCTTAACGTGGCTCGATCGCATATGCGCGCGGGTTCAATATTTAAGCCCTCGCATCAACCGGCCGGTGGGCGATGTGACATTCCGACTTGAATAAACAATGATAAACGTAATAACGCGATTGAGTCACGCGAATTCGAAGATTCCGAATCAAGATGAAATATTCTCGATATCGTAGCTTACTCGGGAGCCGTATCGACGAATCGATCTAATTCATCATCTATCGACCCCTACTTTATGCATTAAGACTAGCGCGATAATAGGAACATGGTGTCTTCATTTGTAGATACTAGGACCACTACCGGAAGGGGTGAGATGATGGAGAAGAGAAGGGCATAGAGATATGTCGTTACTCGCGTATATGAGGAAATACCAAGTAAATCGATTATATCAGTCCTTAGAAGATTGTCCTCCGTTTTTGAAATGCACGGAAACACCATATAGAAAAGATAGTCGCGTCGCATTGTGATCCCTCCGATTTGGGATTTGCTGGGGATCACTGTCACAAGACCGGAAACCACTGCTTCTTCGGACGAACCCGTTTCATTTTTCGCGGATCGCGTGGATGCTGCGGAACCGACACAGACGGGAAACTTTCGCCGATTGGGACGGAGGGACGGGGGTCCAAAATTGCTCGCAGTTTACACGTCATTAGCATTTGCTCATCGCGCAAAGAATCTTCTTTGTTCTTTAAATTGATTCAGTCTGGAAGAATTCTCTCGCGAATCAAGTTTATACGCTCAGCCTCTTATTACTCGGCAGAGATTCGGCCACTGTGAATAAATGGTCGCGTCTTCCTTCGTATGGCTAGATGGGAAGATATGTATTTGTTAAGTTTCACGCGGCTAATCCTTCTCCCCTTGCCGGTGGTGGTGGTAGACGTGCGGCGGTGGGTGGCGTGACGTCGTTCTCAGTTCTGCTCGGTGTTTCTCGGTCGAAATGATGCTGTAGAGCGTCACCAGTCCAGGACGGCACATTAATTGAGTTTTGATTACCGCCATTGGACGACGGTGCGCCGGGTGAGTGCGTGGGTGACGGCGTTTGGAAGAGCATGGAGCCAGATGGAACAGCGGATTTGCCATCCATCAAGGGTCCGTTACTGGTTGGCGCCATCGGTTGCTTATCCAAGGGAAAACCGCCCCCGCCAGTCCCATACACCGAGCCGAATAGACTCGCCGCGTATTTACCCGCGCCCAAGGAATGAGGTGGTAATCCGTTGTTACTTTGAATCACCGAGATCTCGTTCAGCTGTAAGTAATGCACGCCGTCTGGTTAGGTTTATTCGAAGACAATTACCTACAAAAACGAAAATAGACAATGATCATTAATTGTGACTGTTCAGTACCGATATTTTGTGTTTCATCTCTTGTACAGTATCGTTAAACATCTTAAGTTAGACAACAAATCTTCTTGCGCGagaaatcgtaataaaataaaaactcccATGACATTTTGCAATGCAAACTCATCGTCAGTATTTGTAGGAAAATATCTACCAAACTTTTATTAGGCTAATCACCTTTGTATTGCGGAATAACCCTTCATTTCGAgcaatatataagattatttaccTTCTGCTGGACGCCGTTAAGGAATGGTGCGGGAAGATATGGGTAAAAAAGATCCGGTCGTCGTTGCAGAAACTCCGAGTCCTTGGGTGTGATTGGCAGGGGAGGTAGATCCAATGACATTCGTCGCCCTCGACGTGACGTTCCGTTGGTGAACATATGAGTGCCCATATGTACCTGCAGCAGAGAAACAAAAGGAAACGGTGAGAAGCGATATTCGCGTCGATACTTTAATGGGATGGGCGCTAATCTTTCATCGAGCTCGAACGACTTGCGACTACGCGTTTTGGCGTTAGTAAAAGCGATAGCGGCTCTAGCTAGTGTTAATAAAGATTATCGGGAATttatagaagagagagaaagagaaagagagagagagaaagagaaagaaactcAGACTTCCGGTGGCAACTATATAGaggaataaatgtattatacctTAAGATTGCCTTTGGTGGTGAACGCCTTCTGGCAGACGGTGCATCGGAACGGTTTGTCGCCAGTGTGGGTTCGCATATGGATCTGGAGCGCCGAAGACGAAGAGAAATTCTTATTGCAAATCTGGCACAAGTGCTTGCTCGGCATGTCTGCAAATACATATAACGGTTTCGCTAAACTGACCCTGACTTTGTGATGGAAATGTGCAATAATGATGGCTTAAGGATTGTTCTTTGTCTCGTAAAAGTCTGAAGCTACagattgtgaaaattataaaagtgcgGCATAAACAGACTTACAATTAGCGGCTTCTTTAAAGCTTTGCTTCTAATATTTCagtaatattttcacataCGATATAGAGTATCGGACATGAAAATACGAAATGCCACCATACAAGAAATTCAATTGAAtaaagaaacgagaaaaatcTACGTAATCCTTCACcagtatatatacagaaacatCGATAGAGATAATGACAGACAGGAAATAACAGGAGGACTAAAAGCGTGCAAAGCAGTAATAGCACATATCGGGTATATCAAACTATTGTTTTCATTAACAAGGGAGTCCGCGATTAGCAATAAAATCGAATCTGCCAAGCGAAGCTGAATTCGTGTGACGCTCGATGAAGAAGCACATTGAGTCTTACTCTTCATGAGAATTAGCGAAGATGTACTTACTGGCTGGTCTCTTTGGCGCCGGCAAATCTCCTTCCGGTGGGGATCTCTTTACTGGTATTGCGGACTCGATCGACGTAGGTGGCATGGGTGGAGGTGGTGGTGGCGGTGGAGGCGGAGGTGGTAGGCTCGAATCATCGGTGCACATCGGGCTCTTGGAAGTTTCGTGATCCTGACATTGcggttgctgctgctgctgttgctgctgctgttgttgtgGCTTTGCATCGCTGAATAGATGCGGCGGCATATCACGAATCTTATGAGTCAACATGTGCTGCTTCATATTACCCTACGCATCAAAATACgttcttttgtatttaataaggTAATTGACGGAGATCCCTAAaaggaaggaaaagagagagaaaagaagactAGCATTGTTATTTGTAGCATTTAGATATAACATATTAGCAATTTgcgaataatgtaattaaatttgattgccATTAagctctttattatatatatttttattatatgaccTATCTGTGTTAGACCTTTCTGttgtattttatgaaaattttgatattaaatccGCAGTCctctttttatcaataattcccgttatataatttaattatgatatcgtTTGGCCGAATGATCGAGCTACTTCGGATAGTTAAACTGAAGAAAGCacgcgaatattattatatccgaAAAGGTACAATTGCAACTTGGCCAAGATGCGATCGCGACCATACGAGATAGCAAGACGAGCGCGTATACGCTTGCTTTGTTTAGGAGGCTCTTACCAGGAAGACGTGGTCCGAGGGTAGAAGTCCGAGGGCGGGTGGCATCAGCGGGGGCAGGCGGACGGCAGGATAAACAGACGTCAGCCTTCGCCCCCCTCCTGCTCCTGTCCGCCCCCGGTTCTTCCGCTCCTCAGGCCGCCGCCGCCTGCGTTTCGGTTTCTCACGATTTCCGGCGGCCGATCTCGCCGGATACGATTGGTATTGGGGATTGGGTTGTGGGGGGATCGGACCCTTCGCGGCGAAGGGTTGGTCCGCGCAGGAACATGCTTGCTGACCGGAATCATCGTTCTGAAAGTATAGCAGAACAGACGAGAAGAGTATAGAAGTGATATGAATAGATATCGTATGAGGCTTAGGAGAAgttttttttgtgtaatatttgtttctaacattttattaattagtcatttatatgattatctGATTCTTTTAACATTCTTACATTAGTAATTCTACGCATTTTAAAATCGTAGGATAAGTCAAAATCTTATGAGAGTCACGTAGAGTCAATGCCCTACATTAGTGCTTAAGAATTAAGTAAGACGTATCGAGTTGTTTAGGCCTGTCATAATCAACGATTTCAttctataaaatgaaaaatgaactGCGagcaattgaaataatttaaaagcgaaacaaagagaaagcgaaaaagagaacgagagatTATTGGCCCGCGACAGtcgttttcaaaattaaaagcagATTTATTTACCTTTGTGGAAAAACCTCGGTCGCATATAGTGCATTTGAAAGGTCGTTCCTTCGTATGACTCCGATAATGTATCTCCAATGCGGATTGGCACGCGAACGTCTTGTAGCAGAATTTACAAGTGGTGTTGCCACGTACTGTAACAGATCGTAcctctttacatttttaagtCAACTTATTTAGACATTGTGAGCGTGTGTATTTTTCgctagatatttttatactagtGTGTTTTTGTTTGATAGCAATATTCTCCAAAGtgtattttttcatgattcctaatatgtatctataaaatataaaattgcaatgtttaaagatattgatttactgattattttattatttataaataattataaaaaaaattaattaaaaataaagccaAAGTACTGAACAATAGAAAGGAATAATAGAGAGGAGATGGGGATGAATAGTTAATGTAAAATGAGatcaaatgatatattataaaagatttatttcttaatatacatgtgtatgcgtatatgtatatgtatgagttaatgaaattaatgaataaaaataaattaataacacatatgtattaatattaacataagcctcataattttaattctaatgatCAAGGGTGAATTTAAAACAAAGccataatatatcataataagtaatataaagcataaaaattatgaaagttgcaataaataaatcatttatattattaaaagcttCTTaactttattgttaattataatatatgaaaaaatactacctacgttaaaaaatataaagtttaaaaaaacattacaaattttaaaaagagaaaaggagacaAAGATATTTGTCCCATAACATATAATGAagcatttcataaatattatttatgtaggGACAAATGAAACGCAAAAAGggttaaaaagatatataataaaatgtacaatataataaagataaataatagatgTATAATAGAGTATTAGAcgcttataaaaaatgatgcgTTTCCTCAACATTTTTAGTAAAACTTTCAAATGGACCAaagaatttgttattaaaaaaactccaaaaagattttgagatattattttattttctatgatatataaatagtaatgcTCATAACTTGAAAACGAATAACTACCATGCAATTATTGTATACACAATCACATacagttaattattatataaaatttattacataaattattatataaaattattctcaagttactatttatgtatatcatcatataaattattatttgagagtataattaaaaaaaaaaaataataataattctcgtaaaaatatcaaaaaaacttataaGTAGTTTtatccatatatttttattttatttatatatagaaatattaatattatttattttatttagtttttattatattatttatattttatatatttgtacttaAAAAACCGCGATTGTCAATAACAATGATTGCATGAACATTCCGCACagagattgatttttttccttcttaaaTCAGTGCTCACATAATACTTTCAGAAAACATTCTTATATTGCCGCCAAAGTcaaaatctttcaaatttagatcaaaaaatgaaatgccCTCCAcactgtatacatatatgcatatgtatacatgcatgtgtaatgtatgtatgtatagtatatatagacatagaaaaaaataaagcttatAAGCGAATCcgacataaaataatgtaacaaaaaaggTAGAGATATTATGTCTTTTTTTGCAGAAGTAAGAGAAAtgcatatgtacatacatatataatatatctgtatataaatgtaatacatatacaaaatatatttatatatgatgtgtatatgtgtgtgtgtgtgtgtgtgtgtgtgtgtgtagatgtatataatatatacatacgtatgtatatatattgtatatacataaataacaattaaaatctttcattACATGTTAAACATTAAAGATATGCAAttcatatacaataaatttcccCCAAAACTggcttcattaattttatcatactttgatgaatattaatgTCCTCTTTATCGTGTTCTCTTTATCATAATATGCAGATTGTGTGATGATATGCGCAAATGATAGCTTCATGTACAACTGCATAAGTATGATATAGCCATTAGATAGTTCACAGCGTGGTGGTCAGTATTCCGTTATCTGTTAAGTTTCTACTGCCCCGAACAGTCAAAACAGCGGGAGTCTAATGCATTATTCTTCTGTTTTTCTTCTTAAgattttgtaatttgtaaatgaaaaaattgattgtaaagtattttccattattgtagactttttttctgaatttttccCAAAGACTGAAATAACCGAATGGTTATAAATCTCACCAACCTTCAGGATGCACTTAAGATGGTTATGCGGAATCTTCATTTAtagattcttttaaattatagaattttctaaaaaaaaaaaaataaaataaataaaaaaataaataaataaagatataaaaaatttaaattttgctccaatacaataatgaaaatatctctttgtatgtgtatgtgtatgcatCATTATATGAGATTGtatgaaaataacaaaaagtgCTGAAAAACTGAGGAAAATAAAGACAAAGCGATGAGGCATATTCTACGTTTGTATAAGTGtacttattattactattagaGATAGCAGAGAAAGtagaaaaagacaaaataataaggcaaataataataataataaaatcggataattaataaataatgatgcaGACAtacaaaagaaagataaagagatatcaaagaattattattacaacaaaattaataaaaaaaatataaaaaagtcatATAACAGGAGAGCGGGAGTGCTGGGTCCAGCTATATCGCAAAAGGATGCCGGTATGGAACATGGATAAGCCGAATATGTCACCACACATGGAAAGAGGTGTACTAGAATGCGATTTTGGACTCGGTGATACGCGGCAAGAATAGTGATTATTGGACGCGGGAAAGGTTGTAGCAGGAACCGCAGCTCGCTGATTCTGATGACTTGGAGCCTACCTGCTGGCCCTCCGACAGCTAGACCGAGCGGATTGTAAGTCGATGACGCGGCTAGTACAGCTGAAGTGGTTAGCGAGGCTAGAGGTCCGCTGCCGGGAACGCTTCCCGGGTTGACTGCGCTCATCGACGTGACGCTATTTATGTTGGATGTGCCTGGCGTGCTGGTGACGGGCGCGGATGAGACTGCTTGCAGCAATCCGGTAAACATACTGAAGGGATGCGACGGATGGTGTGACGGTACAGTTTgggacggcggcggcggcggcagcggcagcggcggcggtGTCGGCGATGCGGAAGCCACCGACGCCGGAGTGGAGGAAGCGCGAGGTGTCAGATCGAGCGGAGCACCGGAAGTTGGCGAGCTGTCGCTCTTTTCGCTACCGTTATATCGATGAAAGGTCGGCGGCGATCTGGCTGCATTCGCGATCGTGGTTGTGGCGATCGTCGTCGTGATGGTCTTTACTTGATTCTCGAGAGCCGCCAGCGAAGTTGAAAACATGGGAAGTATCATGTCTCTGTGCTCAGTCTCCTCGTTCTCGTGCTCCTGCTCTTTCTCTATCATTTCGGCACTACGTCTATCGCGATTCATCTCGCATCTATCGTCGTCTTCTCTGCGATCTTGCTCCTCGTCATCCTGATCTTCTATCTCCTCGCTATGCTCTTCCATAAATCTTTGCCGTTGTTGCTGAGACTCCTCCTTCAAATCGACGTCATTTTCATGCGATTGTTGCTCGATGCTCGGCTGCCTAGATCCAGGGAATCCTAAAGTAAAACCAGGACCAGTCGCATGCATCGGCGTAAATCCTTGCGGGAAGAAAGAAAGTTGAGGTTGAGGATAACAACCCGGAAATTCATTTACTTCTGCGGCTTGAATTTGCTCTGGACTGAGATCGGTAGGTTCGCCAGTATGAAGGCGTATGTGCTGCTGAAGCACGAGAGCGTTCGTAAACTTCTTGTGACACACCGGACACTGGTGCAGCACTCTTAACGGCGGCTTAGCCCTATGCACTCCCATGTGAGTTTTCAAATTGCCCTTTGTGGTAAACGCGCGACCGCAGATTTTGCACTTGAACGGACGCTCGCCCGTGTGAGTGCGATAATGCATTAATAACGCGCTCTTGCACGAAAGCACTCTATGACAAACGATACACTGATTGGGATCGGTCAATTTGTGTTCAATATTATCGACTAACTGCTGTAACTTAGACGTCTCCGAAGTTTTCGTTATCTCGATCAAACTTTCCCAGGAATTGTCGTTGCTACCCGGTCGCGGTAACAAGTTCGAATAGATCGCTGGATCCTTAGCCGGATCGATCATCTCGTTCGCGGAAACAGTCGGCGTCTGTGCAGCGGTGGAAACCGCCGGAAGATGAGAAGGTATTTGGTGATGAGCCGGGGCGCTCGGGAATAGAATCCCGGCAAAGGACGTCTGAAGACTACTGCTACTCGCGCTACTACTAGCTGGAGACGCTCCAGGATATGCCATCATCTGTTGAGGCAAGCGATTGATCGTACCCTTGCCAGAGAGGTTCTCCGGTTGCTCCTCTGTCTCTTCGTCCATTTCTATCTCCCCGTCGCCCTCTAACCGTCCGCTGATCTTGCTGTCCATACTACAATCCTCGTATGCTTGTGGCTGAAACGACGGATTCACCAAAGATGAAGGTGAATTGAGAGATCGCCTCGTAGTCTCCTCAAAGTCCTCGCCTTCTTCCGTTTCCACAGGTTCCTCCGTCTCCTCGGGTTCTCTCTTCGGGGTTATGCGCCCGGTATCTTCCTGGCTCATTAGTCGTTGCTGATACTGGTCCTGTCCAGGTGATCTCTGTTCGAGCTTTATCTCCTCTCTCTGCTCGAGTTGCTgtttttgttgttgttgttgatgATTGTCGTGAAAGGAATGATGAGAGTTCGAT
It encodes the following:
- the LOC126858286 gene encoding homeotic protein spalt-major-like isoform X3, which codes for MSRRKQARPSRAHLEEDLVQGPLLINPVGTVTSVIREENDFISDGEESGGGAGGEEAVDLTAARSHQGDEDDKDADDPLGEDEEDGGDEQDEQYEDEEGSRKQIRHRQDAENNNNFVGSGSTSAGIFPPAGTSHVTLEALQNTKVAVAQFAATALAGGADSDAALQDLAFLQSTLYNLQHQQVLQLQFISQLQQQLSITQKPPVAQPSSVEPADSKEASSSPIILPKPLSSLTSPPSSRPPSHHLSSPAPLTPNLLQERPTSTSSASPLNLPLSSSSGTTSTTATTTSSQITLSHQMPPLCSISSSLASSIITNNDPPPLHEPNTLEMLQKRAQEVLDNASQGLLANNLADELAFRGSKGSRLSPYDSKTSGGRGEPFFKHRCRFCGKVFGSDSALQIHIRSHTGERPFKCNVCGSRFTTKGNLKVHFQRHTAKFPHVKMNPNPVPEHLDKYHPPLLQQIASGQRPISPPPPPHAIHHPSCHPARREHSFLPPQPPLPLSLTSPGMILCRLPVINHRDDQDVPENLSKPVTVAPPMSPTSPAAVSNSHHSFHDNHQQQQQKQQLEQREEIKLEQRSPGQDQYQQRLMSQEDTGRITPKREPEETEEPVETEEGEDFEETTRRSLNSPSSLVNPSFQPQAYEDCSMDSKISGRLEGDGEIEMDEETEEQPENLSGKGTINRLPQQMMAYPGASPASSSASSSSLQTSFAGILFPSAPAHHQIPSHLPAVSTAAQTPTVSANEMIDPAKDPAIYSNLLPRPGSNDNSWESLIEITKTSETSKLQQLVDNIEHKLTDPNQCIVCHRVLSCKSALLMHYRTHTGERPFKCKICGRAFTTKGNLKTHMGVHRAKPPLRVLHQCPVCHKKFTNALVLQQHIRLHTGEPTDLSPEQIQAAEVNEFPGCYPQPQLSFFPQGFTPMHATGPGFTLGFPGSRQPSIEQQSHENDVDLKEESQQQRQRFMEEHSEEIEDQDDEEQDRREDDDRCEMNRDRRSAEMIEKEQEHENEETEHRDMILPMFSTSLAALENQVKTITTTIATTTIANAARSPPTFHRYNGSEKSDSSPTSGAPLDLTPRASSTPASVASASPTPPPLPLPPPPPSQTVPSHHPSHPFSMFTGLLQAVSSAPVTSTPGTSNINSVTSMSAVNPGSVPGSGPLASLTTSAVLAASSTYNPLGLAVGGPAVRGNTTCKFCYKTFACQSALEIHYRSHTKERPFKCTICDRGFSTKNDDSGQQACSCADQPFAAKGPIPPQPNPQYQSYPARSAAGNREKPKRRRRRPEERKNRGRTGAGGGRRLTSVYPAVRLPPLMPPALGLLPSDHVFLGNMKQHMLTHKIRDMPPHLFSDAKPQQQQQQQQQQQPQCQDHETSKSPMCTDDSSLPPPPPPPPPPPPMPPTSIESAIPVKRSPPEGDLPAPKRPASTYGHSYVHQRNVTSRATNVIGSTSPANHTQGLGVSATTTGSFLPISSRTIP